A window of bacterium genomic DNA:
GTGCCCGGTTCCGACTCGTCGGCATTGACCATGAAGTAGACGGCAGACGCGTCCTTGGGGACGAAACCCCACTTGACGCCCGCCGGGAAGCCCGCGCCGCCGCGGCCGCGCAGCCCCGAGTCCTTGACCAGCTCGGTCACCTTCGGGGGATCCAGCTCGGCGAGGGCCTTGCGCAGGGCCCGGTACCCGCCCTGGGCCTCGTAGACCGGCAGCTTGTGGCCGTCGCGGGTTCCGAAGCGTTTGGAGAGGATCCGGCACTCGTCGCGGTTCATTCTAGTCCTCCAGATCCCGATCGGTGTCGGCCGGCAGCGGCTCGCCCCGGCGCATGCTGTCGAGGATCTCGTCGGCCTTCTTCGGCGTCAGGTGCTCGTAGAGGTGCTTGCCCACGAGCATGCAGGGACCCATGCCGCACGCGCCCAGGCACTCGACGCCCTCCAGGGCGAACATGCCGTCGGGCGTCGTCTCGCCGGCCCGCACGCCCAGCTTCTTCTCCAGTTGCGCCAGCAGGGGGCGCGCGCCCATGATGTGGCAGCTGATGTTATGACAGACCTGGAGCACGTGCGCGGCCTGCGGAACGTCGCGGAACATGAAGTAGAAGGAGATCAATTCGCGGACCTTCGCCTCGGAGATCTCGAGCCGGGCGGCGGTCCAGGCGACCGCCGCATCGCTGATGTAGCCGTGGCGATCCTGGATGAGCCACAAGGTCGGCATCAGCGCGCTGCGCTTGGTCGGGTACCTGGCGACGATGTCGTCGAACGCCGCCCGATCCTCCGCCGACAGGTCGAAGGCGGTGGCCTGCTCCGCCGGTGCGTTCATTTCGCCTGGTCCTTTCGTGGCGCTCATCTGTCGAGCTCCCCGGCGATGATGTTGATGCTGCCGAGGATGGCGACGGCGTCGGGGATCATCAAGCCCTCGATCATGGTCGCGAAGGCGGAGAAGATGGGGAAGCAGGGCGGGCGCACCTTGATGCGGTACGGCGCGCCGCCGCCGTCGGAGAAGCAGTGGAAGCCCAGCTCGCCGTTCGCGCCCTCGCCGGAGCCGTAGGCCTCCCCCCGGGGCACCTTGATGCCCTCGTAGATCAGCTTGAACTGGTTCATGACGCCCTCGATGCTCCCGTAGACCTGCACCTTGGGCGGCAGCGCGACCTGCGGATCGTCCACGATGATCGGGCCCCCCGGCAGTCCGCGGGCCAGCACCTGGCGGATGATCCGTTCGCTCTGCAGCATCTCCTCGATGCGGACCATGATGCGGTCCCGGGTATCGCCGTGCTCGCCCACGGGCACGTCGAAGTCGTACTCGTCGTAGCCCATGTAGGGCGCATGCTTGCGCAGGTCGAAGGCCAGCCCCGTGGCGCGCAGGCAGGGACCGGTGAAGCCCCAGTCCAGGGCCTGCTGCGTCGTCATGGCGCCGATGCCCACGGTCCGGTCCAGGAAGATGCGGTTGCGGGCCACCAGGCCCGTCACCTCGCGGATCGCCACCTGCAGCTTGTCCAGGTTCCGGAAAACAGCCGCTTCGAACCCCTCGAAGATGTCGTGCGAAAGGCCGCCGATGCGCGCGTAGTTGGTGGTCAGACGGGAGCCGCAGAGGGGCTCGATGATGTCGTAGTAGATGCCCTCGCGGATGTTGTAGAAGTACCAGTAGTTGGTCAGGGCGCCGATGTCGACGAGATTGGCGCAGATGCAGACGAGATGGTCGATGATCCGGCTCAACTCGCTGACGACGATCCGGATCGCCTCGGCGCGGGCCGGCGCCTCGACGCCCAGCATCTTCTCGACCGCCGCCGCGTATATGCAGTTGTTGAGCATGGCAGACACGTAGTTGAGACGGTCGGTGTAGGGCATGACCTGCGCCCAGGTGTGGTCCTCGGCCTCCTTCTCGAAGCAGCGGTGCAGATAGCCGATCTCGGATTTGGCCTCGACGATGGTCTCGCCGTCGATCAGGCACTCCACCCGCAGGGCGCCGTGGGTGGAAGGATGGCTCGGCCCCAGGTTGAGGGTCAGCAGGTCCGACGGGAGCTGCGTGCCCGTGGCGGTCTCGGCCCGCGCGGCGGCCCGGGCGACCTCATGGTCGTCGAACAGCTTCTCCGGCGCCGAGAGCACCTGTCCCCGCTCGATGGGGTAGTCCTTGCGCAGCGCGTGGCCCTCGAACTCGTGGTGGCAGAGGATGCGCCGCAGGTCCGGGTGGCCGCGGAAGGGAACGCCGAAAAGGTCGTAGACCTCGCGCTCCGCCCAGTTGGCCGAGGCGTAGAGATCGGAGACGGTGGGCACGTCCTGGCCCTCCTCCACCGCGACCTTCACCATCAACCGCTCACCGGCGGCGAGGGAACGCAGGTTGTAATCGACCTCGAAGCGGGTCGGATCATCGAGGTGGTCCGGATGCTCGCTGAGATCGACGCCCACCACATCCAGCAGCAGCTCGCAACCCGCGCGTTCCTTGAGGTGGCGCACCACGTCGTGCAGGATGGCGCGGTCGACCCGCACCCAGGCGTCGCCCGCATGGGCGCCGCTGGCGAGATCGCCGAATTCGTCGCTGAGGCTCTCCAGAAGCTTCTCGTTCATGCTTCCCCATCCTGTCGGGCCCGGACGTCGCCGGCGCTGATCAGGCTCCCCGGCCGGCCGCGTGACGCTGCGCCGCTGGCACCAGGCCTTCGTTCTGGACCTTTTCCTGCAAGGTGACCAGGGCATGCATCAGGTTCTCGGGGGTCGGCGGACAGCCGGCCACGTAAAAATCGACAGGTATGATCCGGTCGATCCCCTGCAGGGTGCCGTAGTTGTTGTAGAACCCGCCCGTGCTGGCGCAGACGCCCATGGAGATCACCCATTTGGGGTCGCACATCTGGGCATAGATGGTCTGCAGGATCGGCGCCTGCTTGTAGGAGATCGTGCCGGCGACGATCAGCAGGTCGGATTGGCGCGGCGAGAAGCGCACGGCCTCGGCACCGAAACGGCTCAGGTCGCTGTACGACGAAACGGTGCTCATGAACTCGATGGCGCAGCACGCAGTCCCGAAGGGCAAGGGCCACAGGGAATACTTGCGCCCCCAGTTCACGGCCTGCCGCAGCCGCGTGGTGAGGTAGTTGCTGGGGCTGTCGAGGGTCACTGCCATTCCAGCCCGCCTTTCTTCCATACATAGATGAAGCCGATCACCAGCACCGACACGAAGACGCCCATCTCGCCCAGCGCGAAGGCCGCCTGGCCGTTCGCCAGGAATGTGCGGAACAGGAGTGCCCAGGGGTAGAGAAAAACGGCCTCCAGATCGAAGAGCAGGAAGAGCAGGGCCACCAGGAAGAAACGCACGAAGAAGCGCACCTGTATGCCGCCGCGCACCGGTATGCCGCACTCGTAGATCGTTGCCTTCAGGCGGTTGGGCGTGCGCGGACCCAGCCAGTAGCTCAACCCCAGGAACAGCAGCGAGAGGACGGCCGCCAGCGAGACGACGGTCAACAGGGGCACGAACTGTTCGGCCATGGAATCGGCCTCCTCGGAATTCGCGATCCCGTCGCACGCGCGGCGGCGGGACGTCGAGG
This region includes:
- the nuoE gene encoding NADH-quinone oxidoreductase subunit NuoE encodes the protein MSATKGPGEMNAPAEQATAFDLSAEDRAAFDDIVARYPTKRSALMPTLWLIQDRHGYISDAAVAWTAARLEISEAKVRELISFYFMFRDVPQAAHVLQVCHNISCHIMGARPLLAQLEKKLGVRAGETTPDGMFALEGVECLGACGMGPCMLVGKHLYEHLTPKKADEILDSMRRGEPLPADTDRDLED
- a CDS encoding NADH-quinone oxidoreductase subunit D is translated as MNEKLLESLSDEFGDLASGAHAGDAWVRVDRAILHDVVRHLKERAGCELLLDVVGVDLSEHPDHLDDPTRFEVDYNLRSLAAGERLMVKVAVEEGQDVPTVSDLYASANWAEREVYDLFGVPFRGHPDLRRILCHHEFEGHALRKDYPIERGQVLSAPEKLFDDHEVARAAARAETATGTQLPSDLLTLNLGPSHPSTHGALRVECLIDGETIVEAKSEIGYLHRCFEKEAEDHTWAQVMPYTDRLNYVSAMLNNCIYAAAVEKMLGVEAPARAEAIRIVVSELSRIIDHLVCICANLVDIGALTNYWYFYNIREGIYYDIIEPLCGSRLTTNYARIGGLSHDIFEGFEAAVFRNLDKLQVAIREVTGLVARNRIFLDRTVGIGAMTTQQALDWGFTGPCLRATGLAFDLRKHAPYMGYDEYDFDVPVGEHGDTRDRIMVRIEEMLQSERIIRQVLARGLPGGPIIVDDPQVALPPKVQVYGSIEGVMNQFKLIYEGIKVPRGEAYGSGEGANGELGFHCFSDGGGAPYRIKVRPPCFPIFSAFATMIEGLMIPDAVAILGSINIIAGELDR
- the nuoB gene encoding NADH-quinone oxidoreductase subunit NuoB, which produces MAVTLDSPSNYLTTRLRQAVNWGRKYSLWPLPFGTACCAIEFMSTVSSYSDLSRFGAEAVRFSPRQSDLLIVAGTISYKQAPILQTIYAQMCDPKWVISMGVCASTGGFYNNYGTLQGIDRIIPVDFYVAGCPPTPENLMHALVTLQEKVQNEGLVPAAQRHAAGRGA
- the ndhC gene encoding NADH-quinone oxidoreductase subunit A, whose protein sequence is MAEQFVPLLTVVSLAAVLSLLFLGLSYWLGPRTPNRLKATIYECGIPVRGGIQVRFFVRFFLVALLFLLFDLEAVFLYPWALLFRTFLANGQAAFALGEMGVFVSVLVIGFIYVWKKGGLEWQ